Proteins found in one Prosthecochloris aestuarii DSM 271 genomic segment:
- a CDS encoding DUF3991 and TOPRIM domain-containing protein, translating to MDSELQRFKTDISLSEYAASRGYRLDRRESSRNSIVMRHDASNDKVIMTRQHDGHWTYFSVRDRSDHGSIVDFIQRRTRMNIGEVRCELRPWLDGGGTVSRPEPGTFTRDLRPVVRDRSKVLEAFSRTWPVRHSSYLEERGITAATLRDFRFRGRVRTDRKGNVVFPYYDRQGLCGFEMKNRGYTGFSKHGAKGLWTSRAVLSDNRLVLAESPIDALSYHQLHGDARTRYISMGGQYREEQKEMVVSAMKHMSAGSTVLMAFDNDTQGMVFADEFTRLAPEHVGVIRALPETGKDWNDQLRAMMGPGQSGSRAKDPCRT from the coding sequence ATGGACAGTGAACTGCAGAGGTTCAAGACCGATATCAGCCTCAGCGAGTACGCCGCAAGCCGGGGCTACCGGCTCGACCGGCGTGAAAGCAGCCGCAACAGTATTGTCATGCGTCATGACGCCTCGAATGACAAGGTGATCATGACCAGGCAGCATGACGGTCACTGGACCTACTTCAGTGTGCGAGATCGCAGTGATCACGGCTCGATTGTCGATTTCATCCAGCGGCGGACAAGGATGAACATCGGAGAGGTTCGCTGTGAACTTCGGCCATGGCTGGATGGAGGCGGCACGGTCAGCCGCCCTGAGCCCGGCACCTTCACGCGCGACCTCAGGCCCGTCGTGCGGGACCGTTCGAAGGTCCTCGAGGCGTTCAGCCGCACCTGGCCGGTTCGCCACTCTTCCTATCTCGAAGAGCGTGGCATCACCGCCGCCACGCTCCGGGACTTCCGGTTCCGGGGCAGGGTGCGCACGGACAGGAAAGGCAACGTCGTGTTTCCCTACTACGATAGGCAGGGCCTCTGCGGATTCGAGATGAAGAACCGCGGCTATACCGGATTTTCGAAGCACGGCGCCAAGGGACTGTGGACAAGCCGAGCTGTGCTGTCTGACAACCGTCTGGTTCTCGCTGAATCACCGATCGACGCGCTCAGCTATCATCAGCTGCACGGCGATGCCCGGACACGCTACATCAGTATGGGAGGACAGTACAGGGAGGAGCAGAAAGAGATGGTCGTGTCTGCCATGAAGCACATGTCTGCAGGGTCGACAGTCCTCATGGCATTTGACAACGACACGCAGGGAATGGTGTTTGCCGATGAGTTCACCCGTCTGGCCCCGGAACATGTAGGGGTAATACGTGCCTTGCCTGAAACCGGAAAGGACTGGAACGACCAGCTCAGGGCCATGATGGGACCCGGGCAGAGTGGCAGCAGAGCAAAAGATCCCTGCCGTACGTGA
- a CDS encoding SOS response-associated peptidase, with protein sequence MCGRYVLFISLKDLARIFRVTQLSFEFSASYNIAPTQTVPIVTGGAERSLVPARWGFVPSWAEDMSIGQRMINARSETVAEKPAFRKAFHSHRCIVPANGFYEWKQVGRSKQPVYIHLRSDRVMAMAGIFNTWTSPDGVRLVTFAVITTPSNDLVKPIHNRMPAILHEGDYEMWLDPGTSAEKHLAGLLQSLPSDELDAYEVSTRVNIPANDSSDNIQPLQTGLGL encoded by the coding sequence ATGTGTGGCAGATATGTGCTGTTTATCTCTCTGAAGGATCTTGCACGGATCTTTCGCGTGACCCAGCTCTCATTTGAATTTTCGGCCAGCTATAACATCGCGCCGACCCAGACTGTACCTATAGTGACAGGAGGAGCTGAGCGGTCGCTTGTTCCTGCCCGGTGGGGTTTTGTGCCTTCCTGGGCCGAAGATATGTCGATCGGGCAGAGGATGATCAACGCGCGGTCAGAGACCGTAGCCGAAAAACCCGCTTTCAGGAAAGCGTTTCATTCCCATCGCTGCATCGTGCCGGCCAACGGATTCTATGAATGGAAACAAGTCGGCCGGTCAAAGCAGCCGGTGTATATTCATCTTCGTTCCGACCGGGTCATGGCCATGGCGGGGATCTTCAACACCTGGACCTCTCCGGATGGTGTGAGGTTAGTGACGTTTGCAGTGATTACAACGCCTTCGAATGATCTTGTGAAACCCATTCACAACCGAATGCCAGCCATTCTGCATGAAGGGGATTACGAGATGTGGCTTGATCCCGGGACATCAGCTGAAAAGCACCTTGCCGGTCTTCTGCAGTCGCTTCCATCAGATGAACTGGATGCCTATGAGGTTTCAACGAGGGTCAATATTCCAGCGAATGATTCATCGGATAACATTCAGCCGTTACAGACGGGTTTGGGGTTGTAA
- a CDS encoding ArdC family protein produces the protein MSVKVYQIITDRIIRQLEEGVVPWRKEWQAGLPKNLVSGKEYRGINLMLLAEANCEYFVTKKQVSSLGGRIRCKGYPVIYWNIIEKEDPETGEIRSIPFLRYYRVYPVSGVEGIEDPECNNRDNPVDAAEQVIEGMPDRPVIEYGGDRACYIPARDMIRLPARSSFYSIEGFYSTAFHELVHSTGHASRLNRKGIAELEGYGTHSYSEEELVAEMGAAFLSGHCGILNQTLENSAVYISHWIGALKADPKLIVQIGAQAQKAVDYILGATDKDPG, from the coding sequence ATGTCAGTAAAAGTGTACCAGATTATCACCGACAGGATCATCAGGCAGCTTGAAGAGGGCGTTGTGCCGTGGCGCAAGGAGTGGCAGGCAGGTCTGCCGAAAAACCTGGTGTCAGGCAAGGAGTATCGCGGCATCAACCTGATGCTGCTTGCCGAGGCCAACTGTGAGTACTTTGTTACGAAAAAACAGGTATCATCGCTTGGCGGACGGATCCGGTGCAAGGGATATCCGGTTATCTACTGGAACATCATCGAAAAAGAGGATCCTGAAACCGGCGAGATCAGGAGCATTCCCTTCCTGCGCTATTACAGGGTCTACCCGGTCAGTGGTGTCGAGGGAATTGAGGATCCGGAATGCAATAACCGCGACAATCCCGTCGATGCGGCAGAGCAGGTTATCGAGGGCATGCCTGACAGGCCGGTGATAGAATACGGCGGTGACCGTGCATGTTACATTCCGGCCAGGGACATGATACGGCTGCCGGCAAGGTCCAGCTTTTACAGTATCGAGGGATTCTACTCGACAGCATTCCATGAGCTGGTCCATAGCACGGGACATGCTTCCAGGCTTAACCGGAAGGGGATAGCCGAACTTGAGGGATACGGCACTCACAGCTATTCCGAGGAGGAGCTGGTAGCTGAAATGGGTGCAGCGTTTCTCTCCGGTCACTGCGGTATTCTGAACCAGACACTCGAGAATTCCGCGGTATACATCAGTCACTGGATCGGAGCGCTGAAAGCGGATCCGAAGCTGATCGTTCAGATTGGAGCCCAGGCACAGAAAGCAGTGGATTACATTCTTGGTGCGACTGACAAGGACCCCGGGTAA
- a CDS encoding DUF2274 domain-containing protein: protein MIDLSLPVLKEPVKRCFRIPGDLSDEFELYVEAARQKEPAADESVVLEAILRSHLKRDRGFRSWLQKRRRAQKQEDSGMAGQHSSTNGYGQ, encoded by the coding sequence ATGATAGACCTTTCACTTCCCGTACTCAAGGAACCCGTCAAGCGGTGCTTCAGGATACCCGGAGACCTGAGCGATGAGTTCGAACTCTACGTCGAGGCCGCACGCCAGAAAGAGCCTGCCGCTGACGAATCCGTCGTGCTCGAAGCCATCCTGCGTTCCCATCTCAAGCGGGACCGCGGGTTCCGTTCATGGCTGCAGAAACGGCGCCGTGCACAGAAACAGGAAGATTCCGGCATGGCAGGCCAGCACAGCAGTACCAACGGTTATGGACAGTGA